One genomic region from Amycolatopsis sp. FBCC-B4732 encodes:
- a CDS encoding DUF1206 domain-containing protein has protein sequence MNRTEATADRGEKSDTAQLLGRIGMACYGVVHLVIAYLALQVAFGDSEQADQKGALQQIGSTAFGQILLWIVAVGLILFGLWQFLMAATGYEWVSGGKRTRKRIGAAARGVVVIALGFTAIRIATGSGGGGSSNQSQQEFTAKLLQLPAGPALVVIAAACVLGVAIAAGVKGVKKKFLEDLNTNELPGKTKRWIGGVGTTGYLAKGVVLAIVAILLAIAGFNADPGKAGGLDAALKTLVAQPFGPVLLVVVALGLAAFGAYCFGAAWAHKR, from the coding sequence ATGAACCGGACAGAGGCCACCGCCGACAGAGGCGAGAAGAGCGACACCGCGCAACTGCTCGGGCGCATCGGCATGGCGTGCTACGGCGTCGTGCACCTCGTCATCGCCTACCTCGCCTTGCAGGTCGCCTTCGGCGACAGCGAGCAGGCCGACCAGAAGGGTGCACTTCAGCAGATCGGTTCCACGGCGTTCGGCCAGATCCTGCTCTGGATCGTCGCCGTCGGCCTGATCTTGTTCGGCCTGTGGCAGTTCCTGATGGCCGCCACCGGCTACGAATGGGTCAGCGGCGGCAAGCGGACGCGCAAGCGGATCGGGGCCGCGGCGCGCGGCGTCGTCGTGATCGCGCTCGGCTTCACCGCCATCCGCATCGCCACCGGCAGCGGGGGCGGCGGCTCGAGCAACCAGAGCCAGCAGGAGTTCACCGCCAAGCTGCTCCAGCTGCCGGCCGGGCCGGCACTGGTGGTCATCGCCGCGGCCTGCGTGCTGGGTGTCGCGATCGCCGCCGGCGTGAAGGGCGTCAAGAAGAAGTTCCTCGAAGACCTGAACACGAACGAGCTGCCCGGGAAGACCAAGCGCTGGATCGGCGGGGTCGGCACCACGGGCTACCTCGCCAAGGGCGTCGTCCTCGCGATCGTCGCGATCCTCCTCGCCATCGCCGGGTTCAACGCCGACCCGGGCAAGGCCGGCGGGCTGGACGCCGCGCTCAAGACGCTCGTCGCCCAGCCCTTCGGCCCGGTGCTGCTGGTCGTGGTGGCCCTCGGCTTGGCCGCGTTCGGCGCGTACTGCTTCGGCGCGGCCTGGGCCCACAAGCGCTAA
- a CDS encoding triacylglycerol lipase has protein sequence MGATTRRWLTAAAATVAVLVLGAGTGRAAEREPTGPVQPNILTAAVYSLGAPTIAPPGANDWNCKPSAQHPNPVLLSNGTTANAYENWANLSQKLANAGYCVFAGNFGGAPGAFLQTVGPVADTTKALAAFGDKVLRATGAKKLDVVGHSQGGMNVRYWIKYLGGADKISRLVGLSPSNHGTDLFGLLSTLEMIPGVPAALGTVCQACNEQAVGSDFLADLNAGGETVDGIQYTVIQTRYDDVVTPYTSAFLPAKPNVKNILLQNVCGLDFTDHLGITYDPVAQGLVLNALDPAHAKTPPCVPVPPVIS, from the coding sequence ATGGGCGCAACGACGCGCAGGTGGCTTACGGCGGCCGCGGCCACGGTGGCGGTGCTGGTGCTGGGGGCGGGGACCGGCCGGGCTGCCGAACGGGAACCCACCGGGCCCGTGCAGCCGAACATCCTCACGGCCGCGGTCTACTCGCTGGGGGCGCCCACCATCGCGCCGCCCGGGGCGAACGACTGGAACTGCAAGCCCTCCGCGCAGCACCCCAATCCCGTGCTGCTCTCCAACGGGACCACCGCCAACGCCTACGAAAACTGGGCCAACCTCTCGCAGAAGCTCGCCAACGCCGGGTACTGCGTCTTCGCCGGGAACTTCGGCGGGGCGCCCGGGGCCTTCCTGCAGACCGTCGGGCCCGTTGCCGACACCACGAAAGCGCTTGCGGCCTTCGGCGACAAAGTCCTCCGAGCCACCGGTGCGAAGAAGCTCGACGTCGTCGGGCACTCGCAGGGCGGGATGAACGTCCGGTACTGGATCAAGTACCTCGGCGGCGCCGACAAGATCAGCCGGCTGGTCGGGCTGTCGCCGTCCAACCACGGGACCGACCTCTTCGGGCTGCTCAGCACCCTCGAGATGATCCCCGGGGTGCCCGCCGCGCTCGGGACCGTCTGCCAGGCGTGCAACGAACAGGCCGTCGGGTCGGACTTCCTCGCCGACCTGAACGCCGGGGGCGAGACCGTCGACGGCATCCAGTACACCGTCATCCAGACCCGGTACGACGACGTCGTCACGCCGTACACGAGCGCGTTCCTGCCCGCGAAACCGAACGTCAAGAACATCCTGCTGCAGAACGTCTGCGGGCTCGACTTCACCGACCACCTCGGCATCACCTACGACCCCGTCGCGCAGGGGCTGGTGCTCAACGCGCTCGACCCCGCGCACGCCAAGACTCCGCCCTGCGTGCCGGTGCCACCCGTGATCAGCTGA
- a CDS encoding acyl-CoA dehydrogenase family protein, with translation MTDGLYQLAEEHEELRAAVRALAEKEIAPYAAEVDENERYPIEAYNALVKSGFNAVHIGEEYDGQGADAVGACIVIEEVARVDASASLIPAVNKLGTQPIILSGSESVKKLVLPSIASGEASASYALSEREAGSDTASMRTRARLDGDHWVLNGTKCWITNAGESSWYTVMAVTDPDAEKKANGISAFVVHKDDPGFSVGPKEKKLGIKGSPTREIYFENCTIPEDRIIGEPGTGLKTALRTLDHTRPTIGAQALGIAQGALDAAVAYVKDRRQFGKAIAEFQGVQFMLADMGTKIEAARHLVYASAAASERGDKRAGFMASAAKMYASDIAMEVTTDAVQLFGGAGYTRDFPVERMMRDAKITQIYEGTNQIQKVVMARALLKG, from the coding sequence GTGACCGACGGCCTGTACCAGCTTGCCGAGGAGCACGAGGAGCTGCGGGCCGCGGTCCGGGCTCTGGCCGAGAAGGAGATCGCGCCCTACGCGGCCGAGGTCGACGAGAACGAGCGCTACCCGATCGAGGCGTACAACGCGCTGGTCAAGTCGGGCTTCAACGCCGTCCACATCGGCGAGGAGTACGACGGCCAGGGCGCGGACGCCGTCGGCGCCTGCATCGTGATCGAGGAGGTCGCCCGGGTCGACGCGTCGGCGTCGCTGATCCCGGCCGTGAACAAGCTCGGCACGCAGCCGATCATCCTGTCCGGCTCGGAGAGCGTGAAGAAGCTGGTGCTGCCCTCGATCGCGTCGGGCGAGGCTTCGGCGTCGTACGCGCTTTCGGAGCGCGAAGCGGGCTCGGACACCGCGTCGATGCGCACGCGCGCCCGGCTCGACGGCGACCACTGGGTGCTCAACGGCACCAAGTGCTGGATCACCAACGCGGGCGAGTCGTCCTGGTACACGGTGATGGCCGTGACCGACCCGGACGCGGAGAAGAAGGCCAACGGCATCTCGGCGTTCGTCGTGCACAAGGACGACCCGGGCTTCTCGGTGGGCCCGAAGGAGAAGAAGCTCGGCATCAAGGGCTCCCCGACGCGCGAGATCTACTTCGAGAACTGCACGATCCCCGAGGACCGCATCATCGGCGAGCCGGGCACCGGCCTGAAGACGGCCCTGCGCACCCTCGACCACACCCGCCCGACGATCGGCGCCCAGGCACTGGGCATCGCCCAGGGCGCCCTCGACGCGGCCGTGGCGTACGTGAAGGACCGCCGCCAGTTCGGCAAGGCGATCGCGGAGTTCCAGGGCGTCCAGTTCATGCTGGCCGACATGGGCACCAAGATCGAAGCGGCCCGCCACCTGGTCTACGCCTCGGCAGCGGCCTCGGAGCGCGGCGACAAGCGCGCGGGCTTCATGGCCTCGGCGGCGAAGATGTACGCGTCGGACATCGCGATGGAGGTGACGACGGACGCGGTCCAGCTGTTCGGCGGCGCCGGCTACACCCGCGACTTCCCGGTGGAGCGCATGATGCGCGACGCGAAGATCACGCAGATCTACGAAGGCACGAACCAGATCCAGAAGGTCGTCATGGCCCGGGCCCTGCTCAAGGGCTGA
- a CDS encoding class I adenylate-forming enzyme family protein has protein sequence MPLTAPTTPPGLPASLDYPEVSVGSILAAGAARWGDRTAFEHDGRSLTFTETYRAACRFAHALRDRGIGRGDVVALHLPNCLAFPVAYYGTLLAGATFSPANPLLPPADLAFQLADCEAAAVVTFGPVAGALAAVADRIPARLTVVVAPAGDLAEDAVEFEAFQAGQPETRPDVDTDVHEDLAHLAYTGGTTGRSKGVRLTHRNVVVNTLQHACWGSGSVPALDERGDITLDQIGSEEEWVTRLGTGVAINLTPWFHAMGIIGGLNAAVIAGTKIVLHTRFDPAAYVADAERLRITGIGGAPALFAALLATPSFHTADLSSVRSIGSGAAPMNHAMINALRERFPGVVVSEGYGLTEATMGAVISPTYQSGTRKVGSVGVPIFDTQVKIVPAEGGEDPLPAGEKGEVCLRGPQIMRGYRNRPEETADALVDGWLHTGDIGILDADGYLSIVDRKKDMLLYKGYNVFPRELEELLVTMPGVAAAAVVGRPDDEVGELPVAFVVPNGPLEADELMAAVNEKVLPYKRLREVHVVEQIPVSAAGKVLKRELREQLSGN, from the coding sequence ATGCCGCTCACCGCGCCGACGACGCCGCCCGGTTTGCCCGCCTCCCTCGACTACCCCGAAGTCTCCGTCGGTTCGATCCTCGCCGCGGGCGCTGCCCGCTGGGGCGACCGGACCGCCTTCGAGCACGACGGCCGAAGCCTGACCTTCACCGAGACCTACCGCGCGGCCTGCCGGTTCGCGCACGCGCTGCGGGACCGCGGCATCGGCCGCGGCGACGTCGTGGCGCTGCACCTGCCGAACTGCCTCGCCTTCCCGGTCGCCTACTACGGCACGCTGCTGGCCGGGGCCACCTTCAGCCCGGCGAACCCGCTGCTCCCGCCGGCCGACCTCGCGTTCCAGCTCGCCGACTGCGAGGCCGCGGCCGTGGTGACGTTCGGCCCGGTCGCGGGCGCGCTGGCCGCCGTGGCCGACCGGATCCCGGCGCGGCTCACGGTCGTCGTCGCCCCGGCCGGTGACCTGGCCGAGGACGCCGTCGAGTTCGAGGCGTTCCAGGCCGGGCAGCCGGAGACGCGCCCCGACGTGGACACCGACGTCCACGAAGACCTCGCCCACCTCGCCTACACCGGCGGCACGACCGGCCGGTCGAAGGGCGTGCGGCTGACGCACCGCAACGTCGTGGTCAACACCCTCCAGCACGCCTGCTGGGGCTCCGGCTCGGTGCCGGCGCTCGACGAGCGGGGCGACATCACCCTCGACCAGATCGGCAGCGAGGAAGAGTGGGTGACGCGCCTGGGCACCGGCGTCGCGATCAACCTGACGCCGTGGTTCCACGCGATGGGCATCATCGGCGGCCTGAACGCGGCGGTCATCGCGGGCACCAAGATCGTGCTGCACACCCGCTTCGACCCGGCCGCCTACGTCGCCGACGCCGAACGCCTGCGCATCACGGGCATCGGCGGCGCCCCGGCGCTGTTCGCCGCGCTGCTCGCGACGCCGTCGTTCCACACGGCCGACCTGTCGTCGGTCCGCTCGATCGGCTCGGGCGCGGCACCGATGAACCACGCGATGATCAACGCACTGCGCGAGCGCTTCCCGGGCGTCGTCGTCAGCGAGGGCTACGGCCTCACCGAAGCGACGATGGGCGCGGTGATCTCCCCGACGTACCAGTCGGGCACCCGCAAGGTCGGCTCGGTGGGCGTCCCGATCTTCGACACGCAGGTCAAGATCGTCCCGGCCGAAGGCGGCGAAGACCCCCTCCCGGCGGGCGAGAAGGGCGAGGTCTGCCTCCGCGGCCCGCAGATCATGCGGGGCTACCGCAACCGCCCGGAGGAAACGGCGGACGCACTGGTCGACGGCTGGCTCCACACGGGCGACATCGGCATCCTCGACGCCGACGGCTACCTGTCCATCGTGGACCGCAAGAAGGACATGCTGCTGTACAAGGGATACAACGTCTTCCCGCGCGAGCTGGAGGAGCTCCTGGTGACGATGCCGGGCGTGGCGGCGGCCGCGGTGGTCGGCCGCCCGGACGACGAGGTCGGCGAACTGCCGGTCGCGTTCGTGGTGCCGAACGGGCCGTTGGAAGCGGACGAGCTGATGGCCGCGGTCAACGAGAAGGTGCTGCCGTACAAGCGGTTGCGGGAGGTGCACGTGGTCGAGCAGATCCCGGTGTCCGCGGCGGGGAAGGTGCTGAAGCGCGAACTGCGGGAGCAGCTGTCAGGTAACTGA